One segment of Thermosulfurimonas sp. F29 DNA contains the following:
- a CDS encoding phosphoribosylaminoimidazolesuccinocarboxamide synthase, which produces MSTALYKTDFQGLKLLSRGKVRDIYDLGDKLLIVATDRISAFDVVLPTPIPDKGRILTRMSLFWFDFLRDVVPHHLVSARVEEYPEELQPYREVLSGRSMLVRKARVLPVECIVRGYITGSAMKEYRQTGKVCGISLPEGLREADRLPEPIFTPSTKAAQGEHDVNITFEECARLIGREMAERVREISLDLYRRAAEYAETRGIIIADTKFEFGLVDGKLILVDEVLTPDSSRFWPREEYQPGRPQKSFDKQFIRDWLMEIGWDKKPPAPEIPPDIVRKTRERYLEALKRLTGEDLS; this is translated from the coding sequence ATGTCAACGGCGCTGTATAAGACCGATTTTCAGGGTTTAAAGCTTCTTTCCCGGGGCAAGGTCCGGGACATTTACGATCTGGGGGACAAGCTCCTCATCGTGGCCACGGATCGCATTTCCGCCTTCGATGTGGTGCTGCCCACTCCCATTCCGGACAAAGGGCGCATTCTCACCCGCATGTCTCTCTTCTGGTTCGATTTCCTGAGAGATGTGGTGCCCCATCACCTGGTTTCCGCACGGGTAGAGGAGTATCCGGAAGAGCTTCAGCCCTATCGGGAGGTGCTTTCCGGGCGGAGCATGCTGGTTAGAAAGGCCCGGGTGCTTCCGGTGGAGTGCATCGTGCGGGGCTACATCACCGGTTCGGCCATGAAGGAATACCGGCAGACCGGAAAGGTCTGCGGAATTTCGCTTCCGGAGGGATTGCGCGAGGCCGACCGGCTCCCGGAGCCCATTTTCACCCCCTCCACCAAGGCCGCCCAGGGCGAACACGATGTGAACATCACCTTTGAGGAGTGTGCCCGGCTAATCGGGCGTGAGATGGCCGAACGGGTGCGGGAGATCTCGCTGGACCTCTATCGCAGGGCCGCCGAGTACGCCGAAACCCGCGGCATCATCATCGCGGACACCAAGTTCGAGTTCGGTCTGGTGGACGGGAAACTCATCCTGGTGGACGAAGTTCTCACCCCGGATTCCTCCCGCTTCTGGCCCCGGGAGGAATACCAGCCCGGACGCCCCCAGAAAAGCTTCGACAAGCAGTTCATAAGGGACTGGCTCATGGAGATCGGCTGGGACAAAAAGCCTCCGGCTCCGGAGATCCCTCCGGACATAGTGCGAAAGACCAGGGAACGGTACCTCGAGGCCCTGAAAAGACTTACCGGAGAAGACCTTTCCTGA
- the holA gene encoding DNA polymerase III subunit delta — MPVFAGLHFRRLVELARKDRLAPLYIFVGEPAEARDKAGRILSVQEERGALIERVDLAETPPDTLPALLSSGGLFGPRRLVLAASGEVLSERPELAPEILRALSPGGVHLLLLAREFPEDHELYRFAEEKGAVVPLALQKGRARFLNELAERLSAEGKSMERTVAEYFLSLVGEDYAHFRNELEKVILHAGERETIRREDVEAVVVPAEEAALFLLGDTLLEKGPEAARGLLRRLLDHGEAPPRIEAALFTYFKRLWLLAHLVSRRPELLRERNFENFRRTLENLLKEVWTDKPPALLSRVHPYALFRLKRHLDNLSEERIPEIFEALYELDAALKRDFQAPERAFYSFFLRVYHLRGRAPLKEGSADRPAFAGALPGSGRGF; from the coding sequence ATGCCCGTTTTTGCCGGACTGCACTTTCGGCGCCTGGTGGAGCTTGCGCGGAAGGACCGGCTGGCTCCTCTCTACATATTTGTGGGCGAACCCGCGGAGGCCCGGGACAAGGCCGGACGCATCCTCTCGGTGCAGGAGGAAAGGGGGGCGTTGATCGAACGGGTGGATCTCGCCGAAACCCCTCCGGACACCCTCCCGGCCCTCCTTTCCTCCGGGGGGCTTTTCGGTCCCCGCCGGCTGGTGCTTGCGGCCTCCGGCGAGGTGCTTTCCGAAAGACCCGAACTCGCCCCGGAGATCCTCCGGGCCCTCTCCCCCGGAGGGGTGCATCTGCTCCTTCTCGCGCGGGAGTTCCCCGAGGATCACGAGCTATATCGCTTCGCCGAGGAGAAGGGGGCGGTGGTCCCCCTTGCGCTCCAGAAGGGAAGGGCCCGTTTTCTAAACGAACTTGCCGAGCGGCTTTCGGCCGAGGGAAAGAGCATGGAAAGGACGGTGGCCGAATACTTCCTGAGCCTCGTGGGGGAGGATTACGCCCACTTCCGAAACGAGCTCGAAAAAGTGATCCTCCACGCCGGGGAAAGGGAAACCATCCGCCGGGAGGATGTGGAGGCCGTGGTGGTCCCGGCGGAGGAGGCGGCGCTCTTTCTTCTGGGGGACACCCTTCTTGAGAAAGGCCCGGAGGCGGCCCGGGGCCTTCTCCGTCGTCTTCTCGATCACGGCGAGGCACCCCCCCGGATCGAGGCCGCGCTCTTCACCTACTTCAAGCGTCTCTGGTTGCTTGCCCATCTAGTCTCCCGCCGACCCGAGCTTCTGCGCGAGAGGAACTTCGAAAACTTCCGTCGAACCCTGGAGAACCTCCTCAAAGAGGTGTGGACGGACAAACCCCCGGCGCTGCTTTCCCGGGTTCACCCCTACGCCCTCTTTCGCCTGAAAAGACACCTCGATAACCTTTCCGAAGAAAGGATCCCCGAAATCTTTGAAGCCCTTTACGAACTCGACGCGGCCCTCAAACGGGACTTTCAGGCCCCGGAACGGGCCTTCTATTCCTTCTTTCTTAGGGTATATCACCTAAGAGGCCGGGCTCCCCTGAAAGAAGGTTCCGCAGATCGTCCAGCTTTCGCAGGAGCCCTTCCCGGGAGCGGAAGGGGATTTTAA
- a CDS encoding DsrE family protein, with protein sequence MEYNLVLHVPESQRFEVALKVARNFVRALGGAPHAVRVLVNAEGITILKRFEEVEELYREARRDGVEVYFCENAMRAFGIDPSLLPQGARTVPAGIKALVEWQNQGFRYVRA encoded by the coding sequence ATGGAATACAATCTGGTCCTGCATGTGCCGGAATCGCAGAGGTTTGAGGTGGCCCTGAAGGTGGCCCGGAACTTCGTCAGGGCTCTCGGCGGCGCCCCCCACGCGGTAAGGGTGCTGGTAAACGCCGAGGGGATCACCATATTGAAGCGCTTTGAGGAGGTGGAGGAACTCTATCGCGAGGCCCGGAGGGACGGGGTGGAGGTGTATTTCTGCGAAAACGCCATGCGGGCCTTCGGGATAGATCCCTCCCTCCTTCCCCAGGGAGCCCGCACGGTGCCGGCGGGCATTAAAGCCCTGGTGGAGTGGCAGAACCAGGGTTTTCGCTATGTTCGGGCCTAA
- a CDS encoding ParB/RepB/Spo0J family partition protein produces the protein MKIVTLRLADVDLLSRTFVFSLPPRDTLLLESVKRRGVIEPPVVLEGEDGFVPVAGEGRLLAARALGLEEVSCRVLPGMPPVEAQWLALESNLFRGLNLAEKAEVVARLSRYLSPEEVVRRVFPLLGLRSDPEGYFFLKALSEAPESLKLQVASGRLSPRAARALLRCPRKAQPELLDLLERLRFTASERQEVVEGLLDLARREDLPLEEVLSRFRGFERREEFLRALRKALRPSLSRMEEKALRLREVLRGKGVLLEIPPALEREEWSLKIPFRSREGLLRKLDDLRNLLSGEPGLLGDIP, from the coding sequence GTGAAGATCGTTACCCTGAGGCTCGCGGATGTAGACCTCCTCTCGCGCACCTTCGTTTTCTCCCTCCCTCCACGGGATACCCTGCTTCTGGAAAGCGTAAAACGCCGCGGAGTCATCGAACCCCCGGTGGTGCTCGAGGGGGAGGACGGATTCGTTCCCGTGGCCGGGGAGGGGCGACTGCTTGCCGCAAGGGCCCTCGGTCTGGAGGAGGTTTCCTGCCGGGTCCTTCCCGGGATGCCTCCGGTGGAGGCCCAGTGGCTGGCCCTGGAGAGCAACCTCTTTCGGGGTCTCAACCTGGCGGAGAAGGCCGAGGTGGTGGCCCGTCTCAGTCGTTATCTCTCTCCGGAGGAGGTGGTGCGAAGGGTCTTTCCCCTTCTCGGATTGCGGTCCGATCCGGAGGGCTATTTCTTTCTTAAGGCCCTTTCCGAGGCCCCGGAGTCCCTGAAACTCCAGGTGGCCTCCGGCCGCCTCTCCCCCCGGGCGGCTCGGGCCCTTCTGCGGTGTCCCCGGAAGGCCCAGCCCGAATTGCTCGATCTCCTAGAACGCCTGCGCTTCACCGCCTCCGAAAGACAGGAGGTCGTGGAGGGGCTTCTCGATCTAGCCCGTCGGGAGGATCTCCCCCTGGAGGAGGTTCTGTCCCGGTTCCGGGGTTTTGAAAGACGGGAGGAGTTCCTGCGGGCCCTGCGAAAAGCACTCAGGCCCTCTCTGAGCAGAATGGAGGAAAAGGCCCTGCGCCTGAGGGAAGTCCTGAGGGGAAAGGGGGTCCTCCTCGAAATCCCTCCGGCCCTGGAACGGGAGGAATGGAGCCTTAAAATCCCCTTCCGCTCCCGGGAAGGGCTCCTGCGAAAGCTGGACGATCTGCGGAACCTTCTTTCAGGGGAGCCCGGCCTCTTAGGTGATATACCCTAA
- a CDS encoding Rho termination factor N-terminal domain-containing protein gives MAEEVREEVQETQPEEGGLPPLPKKLEKMTIKELRELALQIPEITGVHGMNKEELISALKKVYGIEEAPRRVGGSMRELKAKIKKFRELAEKAKAEKDWERYERYRRLASRFKKRTRKLARAAA, from the coding sequence ATGGCTGAGGAGGTCAGGGAGGAAGTTCAGGAAACTCAGCCCGAAGAGGGAGGTCTTCCGCCGCTTCCCAAAAAGCTGGAGAAAATGACCATCAAGGAGTTGCGGGAGCTGGCCCTTCAGATCCCGGAGATCACCGGGGTTCACGGCATGAACAAGGAGGAGCTGATCTCCGCCCTCAAAAAGGTCTACGGCATTGAGGAGGCTCCCCGCAGGGTGGGTGGCTCCATGCGCGAGCTCAAGGCCAAGATCAAAAAGTTCAGGGAGCTCGCGGAAAAGGCCAAGGCCGAGAAAGACTGGGAGCGTTACGAGCGTTATCGTCGGCTGGCCTCGCGGTTCAAGAAGCGCACCCGGAAACTGGCCCGCGCCGCGGCTTAA
- a CDS encoding DUF2250 domain-containing protein, which translates to MLPWGVLEEEDWRILRDLYALAPDCAKFLSRRLRMDPGETMLRLRRLEALGFLERVRGRFLKKKGLRRPKHMNHTYYELSREARLHLRALLFAEEVKDA; encoded by the coding sequence GTGCTTCCCTGGGGAGTACTTGAGGAGGAAGACTGGCGCATCCTGAGGGATCTTTACGCCCTTGCTCCGGATTGTGCCAAATTCCTGTCCCGAAGATTGCGAATGGATCCGGGAGAGACCATGCTAAGACTCAGGAGACTGGAGGCCCTGGGGTTTCTGGAACGGGTACGGGGACGCTTTCTCAAGAAAAAGGGTTTGCGGCGTCCCAAACACATGAACCACACCTATTACGAGCTCTCGCGGGAGGCCCGGCTTCACCTGAGGGCTCTACTTTTTGCCGAGGAGGTTAAGGACGCATGA